Genomic window (Deltaproteobacteria bacterium):
AAGCTGTTCACGCTTTAAGTGAAATTCGAAAAGCTCGTCTCTTATTTTTTAAGTAGACGGGCTTTTTTTATGGTCTTTATTCGGAGGCTAAGAACCCTAAGGCCTCTGATGAGCTAGAGGGCGGGTCATCACCTATCTATAGAGAGCCGGAGTCGAAGTCTTCCAGGGCCTTTGAGACGCGACGTGTGTATGCTGAATCTTGCCGCGGGTAGGTTGGTAAAAGCGCGAGGTGCTCTAAGAGATGCTTCGTGTTTGGACAGTCTGTAGCGTATTCAGCAAAGCAATCAAGACTTGAAACGTCCCTGAAAAAATCAACATTGATATCGACCTGCCGAGTGCGCAACCATTTTTTAAGCTCTCGGTTGGAGGGGTCTACCCAAATTGGAAACTGCAAGTAGGTATTGAATGCTCCCGAAGGGCCTGCGGGATGATGTAATGTCTCTCCTTGCAGACTGATCGCGGTGCTGTAGTGTGATGCAATTTGCCTGGATTGCTTAGCTTGATTTTGCCAAGTCTTGAGGCCGGCTAGGACAAGAGTCGCTTGCATTGACGTCATTTGCGAGAGGTAAGAAGGAGGAATCTTCGTGCGCTTAACGGCGTCTTTATCAACGTGTCCATTTTTGTCGAGCATATTCATGAAGGTGCTGGCCAAGGGTGTGTAGACCCACGGGTGCGTTAGTAAGTCATAAAAAAGACAAAACAGAAGCTTGCCAAAAATTTTCCCAAAAGACATGAGCGGGAAGCGTTGAACGGTCTTATGGATGTTGTTCAACACTGTTTTGTCTTTGATGACCAAGGCGCCGCCAAAGAGTGCATTCACGTTTTTCAAGGCACCAAAGCTGTAGACACCCGCATCCCCGAATGTTCCCAGCATTCTCCCATCGTTTGAGGCGCCCACCGCCTGAGCGCAATCTTCAAAAAGAAGGATGTTTTTATTTTTGCAAATTGAGACAATCTTGCCGATATCTGCTGAGGTCCCATAGAGGTGAGGGAGTACCAGTACTTTGGTTGCGGGTGTAATTTTCCGTTCTAAGTCTTCTAGGCAAATATGGTAGTGCCGCGCGCCTGTATCAACAAATACTGGCTTGCCCCCAGCGCAGATAATCATGTTGACCATATCGATAAGGGTGTACGCACTGGTGAGAACTTCATCTCCAGGTTCAATAATCTCCTTCAGGTAGAGATAAAGTCCGACCCTCGCTTGAGGGACTGCAATGAGGTTTTTTTCTTGGGTGAGTTCTCGCAATTCTCTCTCAACCGCAGGCACACGGCGTTTGTGGAGAAATTCCAGGGTTAAGATTGAGATCAGGCATCTAAAATAAAAACTTAAGCCACTGGCAATGCGGTAACGAGAATATAGCATTACGAGTTAATCTTAACGTAGTATATGATTGTAGAAAAGTATCCGCCGGTGAGGTTCCAGAGGATGGTAGAAGAATACAATTTAGAAACTCAGCCGCAAGTTCGGCACAAGGTTTTTAATAATTGGGAGGTTATTCCTAAGGGTTGGTATTATCTTTTTAAGTCTGCTGAAGTTTCGAAAGGTCAGGTAAAGTCGGTCTTTGTAGGACAACAGAAACTGGTGGTCTTTCGCGGGGAAAGTGGTGCGGTGAAGGTGCTGGATAGTTTTTGTCCACACATGGGGGCGGATCTGAAAATCGGTACCGTGATGGGAGATAACCTACGTTGTTTTTTTCATCACTGGCAATTTGATGGAACCGGGCAATGCACTAAAATTCCCGTTCAAGATGACATACCCAAACGTGCTAAGATAAACGGCTACGACGTGTGTGAAAAATATGGTGCTATTTGGGTTTACCCAGAGGCAAGCGCGGACCGGCCTCTTCTAGAAGTTCCAGGACTCGAAGGTGAAGATGTCATTGCTAGCATTGGCTCCCCAAATGTATCCGAGAGCCACCATCATATAAGTATGATCAATGGGATCGACCCACAGCACTTGGCAACGGTTCACCAACTTGAAATTGAGATGAGTCTGGATGTGTCTGAAGATGGCAACCATATCTCTTTCATTCTCGAGGGGGATACGCCCAATGGTAACCCCATAGAAAAAGCGATGCGCTTTATGCTCGGTGACCGCTACAGTTACGCGATGAAATATGCGGATGCCTGTTTTGCGAGTCTTACGGTTTTACGCAATGTTTATTTTTTACGTAAAGACTGGAAATGGCCTGAACTCCACATGTTTTATGCTTATCGTCCTGGTGTAGACGGGCGCTCTTACACTTGGCCCATTTATGTGGCGAAAAAAGAAAAGGGTTTCTTCGGGGCGATTAAATCGAGAGTGAAATTGTGGATGACCAAGCGGATGTATTTCTTTCTCAAGGATGAGGATGACATCATTTACGATAACATTCGCTACAACCCCACGAGCCTTTTAAAAATGGACGGTCCGGTAACACGCTACATTGGTTATGTGAATCGTTTAAGCCCATCTCAATGGTCTCGAAAGAAGGAAACAAAGCGTGGCGCTTGAGCTTCAGGTATATAGCTTCGTAGCTCTCTTTGCCCTCACCGTTTTTATTCTCGAACGTATATTTCCAGCGGTAGACCAAGAGCCAGCAGCTTGGTGGTGGCCACGGGCGCTCTTGCTTTTTGGCCTGACGATGGCTGTTGGAAAGTTGGGCGACCTAACCTGGATGAGCTGGATTCGTCGTAATGCTTCCCTGGATTTGTTCGCAGCTCCTGCACCGGCTCTTCAAGGTTTCTTGTGTTTCCTTTTGGGGAGCTTCTTCTTCTACTGGTGGCACCGGTGGCGTCATGAAGTGATGTTGCTCTGGGACCTATTTCATCAAATGCACCACAGTCCCAAGAGAGTTGAAACACTTACGGCTTATTACGTTCATCCGGCTGAGGGCATCATCTCATCTTGTTTGAATGGTTTGATTATTTACGGGATTCTTGGAGGAAACTATGAAGGGTTTTTGTGGTCTATTGGGATCTTCTCGTGTGTTGGGATTGGTTATCACTCTAATCTGAAAACGCCACGGTTTCTTGATTACCTGGTTCAAACACCAGAGATGCACCGTTTGCATCATAAGCGTGGCGTACATGAAGGCAATTACTCTGATTTACCAATTTGGGACATATTGTTCGGTACATTCCGCAACCCCAAAGATTACCCGACCGATTTTCGGTTTGGTTTTCGCGAAGATTTAGAGTTGAAGTTTTGGGATATTTTACGGTTCCGCAATGTTCTAGAGCGCTACCGAAAATAGACTCTCTTTAGTGCGGTGTGATTTCGACGAATTGCGCCAGCTTCACGGCTTCCGCACCAAAAATATCCATGCGCGTCTTCCAACTAAACTCACTTTTGGTCAAACCTTCAAACATCGAGCTGATGCGGATGTTGTGACCGTCGCCGACCCATTCCCTCAATTGCTGAACACCCTCAAGTCCCCAGTGAACTTCTTCCTGGGGCAGGGGTGAACGACGCATCCCCGAATTTAGAAAACGAATGCCGCGAGGTGACAAGCAGTCGAACGCGATTTTAGCCCCAGGCAATTGCTTGCATACAGTGGTTAAGAGTTCCTGCATTTGGTCTTTTTTTAAATACATGGTGACGCCAGCTAAACAGATTTGTGCCGTCGTCTCGCCAGCCTGCTTGATGGCGTCGAGCCATTGCATATCAAAGAAAGACCCTTTGAAAACGAGGCGCCGTGAACTTTCGGGTAAGAATTTTTCCCTGAAGTTTAAGGTATCGGGAAAGTCGCAATCGATGATGGTTGCTTGCCCATTGTCGATGCGTTGATAAGGGTCATCGAGGCCTACGCCTAGGTTGACAACAATACCTTGGGGGCGGCTCTCTAAATGTTTTCGAGCAATCGCATCCAAGCGAAAAGACCGGTGGCCCCAAAGAGCGATACCATACCCGCCAATGTGTTTGTCGATGGGTTTAAAGTCATAATTGGTTTGTTCTACGATTTTAACCGCGAACGGATCTTGAAAGTTGAAGGCATCATTTTGATGCCACCAGTACCTACCCCAGAGAGGGAGCAGTCCTGTTTGTCCTAAAATGGAAAAGTCGACGTCGTATTTTTCCTGGTTATCGCTCACGCTCTTACCATGGCCCCTTGATTGTAGAGTAAACAAGTTTAGCGCCATTTGGCTGGTCTTTACTATATCGCGGCTAGTTTCTTATTGATCAGATCAACGAATATATTGAACGCCTCTTGGTAGGCACCTCTTTACAAATGATGTTGAAACTTTTAGCTCACCAGTCGGTACGCGCAGTGGAATTGATAAAATGAAAACGAAGACATTGAGAAAAGTTCACACCTATATTGGCGTGAGTGCTGCTGTCTTTTTGATACTGGCAGGTAGCACGGGCACATTTCTTACCTTTCGAGGCGAGTTTTCTAAGAAACCAATTGTGGTTCCTGAAGCTATCCGCACAATGCCGAGTGAGGATTTAGGTTCGCTCATGAACCGAGCGAAGGATGTCATGGGAGCCGAGATTGCGTGGGTGCGTTTTTCGAACGGGCCGTCCAAGCCACACCAGATCCGTTTCAGAGACTCACTCTCTAGCACACTCTTTTATTCTCCAAGTGGGCAGCTATTGGCGCGCCGAGACAAGTCGGAGTGGAGCTTGGTAGGTTTTATCTTTGACTTACACACCGGAGCTATCATGGGACGTGGTGGTGAATGGGTCATGGCTTTGGTCGGACTTTTCTTAACCGTT
Coding sequences:
- a CDS encoding PepSY domain-containing protein, whose amino-acid sequence is MKTKTLRKVHTYIGVSAAVFLILAGSTGTFLTFRGEFSKKPIVVPEAIRTMPSEDLGSLMNRAKDVMGAEIAWVRFSNGPSKPHQIRFRDSLSSTLFYSPSGQLLARRDKSEWSLVGFIFDLHTGAIMGRGGEWVMALVGLFLTVSSVSGILIWPFLLRRRRARELATTRMVSV
- a CDS encoding Rieske 2Fe-2S domain-containing protein, with the translated sequence MVEEYNLETQPQVRHKVFNNWEVIPKGWYYLFKSAEVSKGQVKSVFVGQQKLVVFRGESGAVKVLDSFCPHMGADLKIGTVMGDNLRCFFHHWQFDGTGQCTKIPVQDDIPKRAKINGYDVCEKYGAIWVYPEASADRPLLEVPGLEGEDVIASIGSPNVSESHHHISMINGIDPQHLATVHQLEIEMSLDVSEDGNHISFILEGDTPNGNPIEKAMRFMLGDRYSYAMKYADACFASLTVLRNVYFLRKDWKWPELHMFYAYRPGVDGRSYTWPIYVAKKEKGFFGAIKSRVKLWMTKRMYFFLKDEDDIIYDNIRYNPTSLLKMDGPVTRYIGYVNRLSPSQWSRKKETKRGA
- a CDS encoding sterol desaturase family protein — encoded protein: MALELQVYSFVALFALTVFILERIFPAVDQEPAAWWWPRALLLFGLTMAVGKLGDLTWMSWIRRNASLDLFAAPAPALQGFLCFLLGSFFFYWWHRWRHEVMLLWDLFHQMHHSPKRVETLTAYYVHPAEGIISSCLNGLIIYGILGGNYEGFLWSIGIFSCVGIGYHSNLKTPRFLDYLVQTPEMHRLHHKRGVHEGNYSDLPIWDILFGTFRNPKDYPTDFRFGFREDLELKFWDILRFRNVLERYRK